The window TCTATAAAGAGAATGGGAAGATTGGTGAAGGAAGGAGTTTAAGAAAATTGACCTAGAGGATATAGGGAACTTACATTGACTACATTAAGGGGAAGATGACGATCTTTAGGAAGAAGGAATCCTTTCATAGTGTTAGAGAGTTAAACCTCATACACACGAACATTTGTGGTCTTTTTCCCACACTCACACTGAATGGTCAATGTTATTTCATAACGTTCATTGATGATTTGTCCAGATACGGATATGTATTCTAGCTTAGTGATAAATCTAGCACACTTGACTCCTTCAAGATCTTCAAAGCAGAGGTGGAGGTTTTCCACTCTAAGAAAATCAAAGCTGTCAGATTTGATAGCTGTGAAGAATATGTCACACCACGTTCCACACGGAACCGGACCAGTGACtgagttaacacctgttaacccaaaacctgccaatTACATGAcatagtaaccacaacacaacatacaTACACTAAGTCAGCTAGAATCTATATTTCAACGAAATCTTATGTATTTTTATATGTAAATACCCcattactcttgatacccaaattgtattacataataacTTTACATTTGGGTCCATAGGAGTGATACATACACAAGAAGTACAATTTAAGCATCTAGAACACAAAAGGCATAACATttccaaaataaacaaaaagaatccttgtatggtatcaatgttgctgacTCATAACACAGCCATCGTGCAAGCACTCGGCCCTATGCCCGAGATCTTCAaggacccactagtcctcaaCTGAAAATTCCATGGTGGGTCACAGCTCTAGCTCTCTGACAGGATAACATGCGAGATCAAtgaaaaatggtgtgcacgtgggatgagctcactagcccagtaagtgaaaagaaagaccacacaagtatgcgcaatacaaatgaacttatatgtgtgcaattcattttattattttagtccacctagacaacaattctaagtcataggtcatgtgctactcacaaccacagtgcgtgtatgatCCGGCTAAGAGTCGGGTACCCCATCccgctaggggtgtcaatcggtcgggtcgGTCCgatttcgatcgggcttaatctagcttgaagacttttaaaggcTGCATTGTGTCCGCCCAtataactaatcgggcttagttagtgagggcatggtacactttatattcggtcggtcggtctcgggctataatcaggctactaaaatcaagccttaatcgggttttagtcgggccttaaccgggccacggacatgtttaatgttaaacatgCGTAactggtttttaaacgggccttcTTTAAAATGACTGAGCAACGACGCCGTGACGGACGATGTTTGAAACCCCATAGTGAAGTGGGTTGGGTGTTTATAGGTGTTTTTTGGATACAATAAATCATGAGCTTTTCCTGTTACCATCATCCTTGATGTTCAAGAAAACAGCAAAAAGATCCTCCAGGAACACAGCCCCAACAAGCATGAAGTTgggaaaagaaatgaaacaagaaGTTTTTGAAAGATTCTGATCACATGATTGAGAAATGAAGTTTTTAAAAGATTTGATCGATTCGATTCCTCTTTTTTTGAACTCTGATAAAGTGACCAAACTGTCAAGACATTCTATATATATTATGTtaccaactaaaaaaatatacaattcacATTCAGCCATCAAGTTTTAAATACCAAACTTTCAATTTGGATCATGATTATTCCTTTATAGCATTTTAAATCATGACAAACAAATGGCATAATTATGGTTTGTTAAACCAAAAACCTATCCAACTGAACACTGCCGAATTGCTTGAACAGTTGCCAGTGTTGCAACAGCTTCTGCATCGTGTTCTTGGTTGCCAGGTACTACCTTATGCTTCACTAGTCAAGTTTTAAGGATGGGTCTGCATCCTCCATAATGCTGCTTGTCTTTAACATAGTAAAATATTATCTGCCCTTCTTGgtaactatatcattataatACTTATTTTGGAACTCGAATGCAGCCGCAAGGAGCAGCAGTTTATAATTTTGTCATTTAGTTGGCAGTTTCAATGGTAGGTTTGTTAGTATAAACTTATCTTTCTGAAGTTTAAGAGGAATTTTATATTAAACCATGACAGAAAAACTTCCAtcggttttaatttctttctcttcttctctctctctcgagtcTCGAGTCTCGACGCCACCAATAGGTGCAGATACACCCTGAGAACAACCTCGGACGATGGGAGAGGACTCAACAGGCGGCGGCGGTAGGAGATCAAGATTGGGTCCAGAGAGGTTTAATTTGGAATCGCTTAACTTGAGCACCTCAATTTCATTTAGATGGCAGGGGATGAAATTGAAATCACGCATCGAAGGTgaagcagaaaagaaaaagatgtagAAGAGAATCCAATACCCTTCCAGAATTGATGTAATTAGTCGATCTTTTCATTTAAGCAATGTCGGTTTTATATGGATACAAAAACAGCAAAATTAAGGAACAGGGTAATGAAAATGGAAGATCCAAGTAAAAACGTACCTAGAAAGGCAACACTAACCAAGTTTCACTTTTCCCCTTGCAGACAGTGAAGAAATGCTTGGCAACAATGGAGAAACACAGCCGCGGCGCTACCGATGCAATAACAGTCGACCAAATTGATACGAAGAGTGCTTGGAGTTGGCGACAATGGTGAAACACAACCGCCAACAACAATCGACTGTCGGTCAAATAGAAATGAAGATTGCTTGGCCTTGGAGACTGGTGAATCGGCGATAATGGAGAAACACAGCGGCGGGCGTGGGTCAGTGTCAAACGAAGAGGAAGGTTGAAGGAGACCGACTATGGACTAGGGTTTTGCCTTTTTGCCTTTTTGgtgtctttgtttattttttatttttaactctttcatatgggggtaaaataggtatcttaCAACCGAGTCGGGCCAGGCCGGTGCAAAATAGACCGGTCTCGGTTGGGTATTAATTGGTTGATCTCGATCGGGttcccgacggtccaagtatcaGGACTGAGATCGACCATTTGTAAACGGGCCGgcctcaagcccgacacatttaataaatagGTTGGGATGGGCTgggccgatctataaacggtcggttccGATCTGTTCCGGTCGTTTCTGTCAGGTCGGGccatgaattgacacccctacatccTACGATACGTCCATAGGGTAGCCGGAGAAGGCTAACCGTAGGTATTGAAAAAGTAAATTACCAACCCAcaacgacattaaagtaaaatgctgacccacagcgacattaaagtaaattgtcGACCCACGGCTACATTATAGTAAATTATCAACCCACGGCaacattaaaataaaagcaatacaaTTGGCCCTCTGCGTATATCACCAAAGTCAACAGTTTTAATGATCGGCCGGACGTACTTCTAGTCGCCACCATTGGTTCACAACCTCgagcttccccccagtgatatacccaacacttaaacccctgctgggaagggtcgtagcacagggatatgtcattcctaaccgcatgctcttatgtgagatagtactattgcatagtgccaccaagtctcattccacgggccaccaatgcattcgtgtacaatccgactatggcatctagtttAACAAAGTATCATTTTCAATaattaaagtcatccatctcatatcaccaAGAAATGATagacatttaacaattaaagatgtCAGCATGGCAATGTGCTCTTCCCACCTCCATTTAGGGTCATAACCAGTGAGGTTTGATGattccaatgtgtttagaatcactagaGTAGGTTACTCAACAAATTGGGCCTAATCAGAACCCGAAAAgtcggattggtgggtcaaccaGAGGCAAGGCACCCACTAGTCCTTGCTCGTCGCTAGACCCAGGGACTTTGCTTGGACCGACTGGCCAGGTCACCCACCAATTTTGCTCTCCTGTCGGATCAGCAGCTctgtttggaccgacgggccaggAGCAACAAGCCAGGTCATCCACCGGTTTTGCTCGTCGGTCGACCCAGTAGCCTACCTAGGATAGGCGGGCGCTAGATTGGTGGTTCTGATCGTTCCCAAGCACCCACCTATCAGAATCAGGATTTTACTGTTCTTTCCCATttttcatcccaccttggggaaccACCACGTGTCGATTCAACCAcattttccataaatctaaggctccaaattatgattccaacctagatctaagattgACCCAAAGTCTTAAGGGTGAATCTTGCCTCTTCGTTCAAGAACATCTTAATAtctcaaatccttctcttttgctcaagagatcaacaaatgcttcacaaatcttgtaagtcttcctctaaatctttCATAAACAACATACAAAATCtttattaaactttagattcataTTTTCAAGAGATCATAACAAAACCCAAATGATTGCTACctaaatcgaagggtttcacttagagTTTCATAAgagtttaaggaatatggacttcactcacctcaaatcatagatatTGAGATGAGGGTCACTAATCCGGtgtcggattcaagagatctaaCCTCGGTGACGCACAacaatcatcttcttcctccttcctctctcctcctcctcctcctcctttttctctctcttctttacttttctcacctaccatgtaaaacaataaatgaggtgaaaagaaaggtaataattgctatttatagtgtggtcaaaatatctaatgaccagagtggtgggtcacattggtgggtctgactaACCTATGATCatccaccagttggccaaaattTAGTCGAAACACTATGATTTTCGATGGGACTTGACCCCAATACGTATTTCACTCTTGGTAATCGATCAACACACGTACTTAACATAAAATACGGCTACGTACCTTATTGtgcgtacatggccttgtggtACATTCaagtacacggcttgggtacacaaacttcactaggcactgactccaactcatctggccaacctaAGTTCAGTCACTCTTGCCACCATGCTCTGCTCGGCTCAGCTCGGCTCGCCTGAATTCAGGTCTTACAAgatcaaaccgaaccaactgggtaattagaccaggtttaaaagtagtagggtatcacactatACATGGTCAAAGGGATGTCAATTGAttagtttggtttagttttcaATTTGGTTAAATAGGTTGATGAATCCTAAATcaataaggaaaggtttgatTTTGTCCAAATTTTTTATTGGGTTCTGTCCGGTTTGAATTCGATTTACCCCGTGTATACAAACATATTACGGGAAAAACATGGTTTTTAATGTTTTTCGGGTTGATACTTGTTTCTCATCACTTTTATATCGTTTGGATTGAATTTTGGTCCGATTTTCCATGTTAGGTGCACAGTTTCGATCCAATTTTCAGCTGGTTCCACAATATCTCAATCTGTGACCGATTCAACCCGTTTCAACAGTTCGGGCTAGGGTTTAGCACCCGAGTCTGACTGTTTGAATAAACCACTGAAACGCGATTCAGTGTGTCAGACTTGAGAGAGATTCCTTTTATATGCCGAAACGAAGTCAGTCCGTGTGGATTCGAATTCGTCCAAGATAGCCATTCCAGGACTAACTTATAATTTTCCCACCCGTTTAGGGTTTATCGGAgtggttttcaaaaaattgggtttttccGGCGGCCAAAGGTTGGAGGGAGTGCGTTACTTTCGCTGATCCTGGATTGGGTCTCGGAATGCCTGCAAAGAGCGAGAGAAATCACTGAGGAAGAAGAATAGCAAAAATGGCGTTCATACCCTTCTCCACGCCTCAGCAACAGCAACCTCTGCAGTTATTCCAACCCCAAGCTcagcaacaacagcagcagctTCAACAAGGTAGCCCATTtcttcagcagcagcagcagcaacaacagcaacagcagcagcaacaacagcaacagcagcTTCAACAGCAGCAGCACTATCTCTTCACCAATGATAAAACTCCGGCGACCTACAGTACCAAATGGGCCGATCTTCATCCTGATTCCCAGAAAATTCTCCTCCAGATAGAGTATGCACttcttttagttttagttttggAGGGTTTTTAgggatttcttttttattttggatagaAGAACTTTTACTGGATTAATTACACGTCTACGATGACAATTAATCAATAACATAGTAATTCATTCAAATGATTTGCTGTAAAAATTGTCAATTTTGCTTTAAATTATCCTCAACTgcttccccccttgaggtttatGGAATTGTGTTTGCAGGGAGAAGATAATGGAGTACAGAGATGAAAGCCAGAGACTAGATCAGTGTAGCCGCCTGTATGACTCTTCGGTCTCCAGTGACGGATTTGAGCTTGATGCGAGTCATTTATTGCTGGTTTGTCCCTCGGCAAATGATATTTATTATGCTTCGGAAGTTTTTCTTGGTTCAGATCCACTTAATGTTGTTCGGAGAATAGGGTATTTACTAGGGTTAGCCGAAGGATTTAAACGACAATTTATGTGTTCCAGTGTAGTGAATTGAGGTAGTGAGGTAAGAGTTTAGCAGTTTTGTTTCGATGGAAGGTATGACCAGCGTAGTTGATATGAGGCTTGGATTAGGTTGATTATGTCTCTGAAAAATGTCAGTATTTCTATCAGTTTGTTCTCCTCTGCACCAATATCTTTTGGCCATTTCTTCTTTGATTAGTTAACTAATTCGGAATCAGAACTTCATTGAAGCCTTGAAAGTCTGCATAAGTTCATATGGATATTTATTAATTCTGTTGTTATTGTATTGTGAGCTTGGATACCAAGATTCTTACTTGGGCTTATCTTACAAGTATTTGATAACTTATGATTCATGTAACATCACCTGATATTTCATTATTACATGATCACTTATCTATACTAATTACTGACGTACTGTTGTAGTTGCAGCTTGTGTTATTAATCTCTAACGAGTTAATATAAATGTCATTTCCTTTGCTCATAAAATTGCATAATTATTACATTGTAAATCCAATAGGAACTATTGAGGTATTAGTGATTTCACTAAAAGATGAGATAACATCAAGGAAACCATAACATTCCCCCCTTCACCCTGGCAATTGATGATGGCCTGCTCAATATAGTAatgtttttcttaaaaaaatttggCATGAATAGCTTCCGTTCTTTATTCACACATGCCACTTAGAGTGGTCAGCTACATTGGATCCTTGCCCTTTATCTGGGCTTGGGACCAGCAGAAATGCTTTGGAGTTTCTTTATTCATAAATGACATTATTAATTCTCTATGCACCAGGAATTATTAGTAGATGGATATCCACTTTATGAGTTACTGGTTAATTTAGTTTCTTTAGTTCTTGGATGGTTCTCTTCACACGACCCATTGTAGCAAATGCTTGTCAAAAAGCGTTTGTAACTAATCGTGTAGGAGATTTTGGTTTATTATGGAATCTTAGGTTCTTTATTGGATAACGGGTAGCTTTGAATTTTGGGATTTGTCGAAATATTCAATAACTTGATTAATAATAATGgagttaattttttatttgtaattttgtgTGCTTCCTTCTTATTCGTAGGTGCAGTTGCTAAATCTGACAATTCACCTTCATGTATGGTTACCCGATGCCATGGAGGCCCTACTCCTATTTCAGCTTTTATACATGCTGCTACTCAGGAATTTTTCTTGTAGCTCgacttcttcctctttttataGTCATACTataagctagggttttgaagCCTAGGCTTGGATTTTGGCAGCCAGGGTTTtctgtttggggtttagggttattCGTGAATAAGGTTTTCAAAAGGATTGAAGATAATGCTATAGAGTAAGGTCACTTTGATGTGCATGGCGTGGGTGGCTATCCTATATCTATTTCAGTATCGGTGTTAAAATGACCCTTTCTATAAGATAGGTCAAATCTGAGTTGGTTTTTTTACTAGGACTAGGAAAACAAGATCAATTAGCCCAACAAGAAATGTGCAATATGTTAAAACTTTGTATTGCAATTCAATTCCTAAACTGTAAGATATGTGGTAGAAGTTCTATGACTGCAAGATTGAAGTGCCTTTGTAATCTTTTGATCTTTTTGCGGAGGATCCCTTTACCTATACTgtgaatattatttttattcaagGGAAAAGGGAATGAGGAGAAAACTTTTGTCTCTTCAACTTTGGTCGAGCTTTGCATTCTATACTGTATTATGAATTGTGTTCCATTTCTAAACTCCAAATCATCAAAGTCTCGAAAGGCAGTAGAACTTCAAATCTTCTAGTTGATGTAGGACAAGTCCAGTGTGTAATGGACCCTATTTGATTCTAGGGTCCTGAAGTGACACCACCAAATAGATATAGATGCTAGAAGTCAACTTTTTCGGTAACCAATGCAGAATAGTATTCAATCACTCCTGAGCTGCAGCTTTATATGTAACtgaattatatgaaaattttggATGGTAAGGTGACTTCATTATTCTCATGTATAAATCTAATCAGTTTCAATATGTATGGGTATTGATATGTCAACTGTAAAACAGGAGAAACATAGGTAGATTCCAGAACCAGCAACAAGGTCATAAATATTATGTGGAGTCGATTCAATAGAAAGCCAaccaaaaaatttcttcaccaaaGAGAAACTAATCCTCAACATAAAATCAAAGTGGTAGTGGTTCAATGGATCAGCTAAAGGAATCTACTAGACTGATATGCCATCCAGTTTTGAAGCACATATTATGTTCCTCTAAAGAGATCACAAACATGCAGGGAAAACCTCAGATTTAAAGCCAACCAGAATAATGCTGACCTGCTTACAATAGAAGGATCTGACTCTTGAATATGAGATGTAACCACACTCAATCACTAGTAATACAAATAACAGAACAGCAAATACCAAATCAAAAACAATTAAAGGAAAGCAACCCAGAAGGAAGGAGACAACCTGGCTGTGACCTCTGGAAGCACTCTTCCAATAAAAATTAAtagttataaaataaaattccttTTTCAAAGACCAAACCGTGCTTAACACAGATATGAACGATCCATATGTATAACATAAGATTTGGTGCTACTCCAACTAtataaggaaaaggaaaacaaaacaaaattaatcTTTTCGGATTGGATGTTCTAACATTTAATTAAAATGAACTGCAAGTACGGCTTATCTAACTCATTCTTTTGAcaagagagagattgaaataaatattaaaacaaGCTATATTTGTTTGGCTGACTTACCCATTTTTATGGGGTATAAAATACAGCCAATAACAATTTAATCGCCATTAATAAAAGAACAATAAACTTTAATAGCATGATTTACCTTCTTAAACCTTCTATTTTCCTCCATGTTTCCTGGAGACAGCAAAGGGTACAACTTGAGTGCAGCAAAAATTCCTTTTGTTGCTTTCTCTTTGGCTTGAAGGAAGTGTCAAACACAGCTTCAGATCACAATTTGATGTGTCTAGGTAACATAGTTTCCCTTTGTGCTATTTCAAGGGATAATGTAGTTGGGAAGCCATCTGTGAGGGGGAATATATAACGCCCTGAGGTCTCCTACATTTGGACATTGCAATGGTTGTTGAATTTGCATCAGTAAGAGTCTGTTATACAGGAAGTTGGACAATCGCATAAGCTTCATGAATATGATATAGAGAGATCTTGGTTGTCGTCCTTGCCTCTGCCCTGAAGTAATACCACAAACGTCGTTCGACTGGTCCCTTCACAGTGTAACCTGGCCAAAATTAAATTTAACAGTTCATAGATGTTGCCGAGTCCTTCATTAATGAGAGCAGGActttgtttggttttgatttttgttctaTTTCCTTCAGTGGTTTGGGGAGATTTTACATGTCAAAAATATCAATTTTACTTATTGTAATGTACTGAATGTTTAATTACTTTATAGGAACTTGGGGGAATAAGCACTGCAATGGAAAGAGAGAAAGCTCTTCTGCAAGAACTGATGGCTGTTGTGAAAGGCACCATGAGAAACACAGAGTTTGCAGTTCGTTCGTTTATGATTCTCCGGCCTAGGTTCCTTCACGCAAATGTGGGAGTTCCTTCAAATGTTATTGCCCCAGCACAAGCTCCAGGAGCTTCGGCAGCTCCAAATTCAACTAGTCAACCAATGTCTACCTCTATAGTACCAATTCTAGATTTCTACAGCGGGCTTCCAAGAAGACCTTCTCCATTTTTGCAGGACACAATTGTCAGATTTGAGAAGTATCTTAGTGAGTGCCGTCAATGGATTGAAGAGTTAGAGCAGCTGCTTCTGTCAGATGCTAATGGGAATTCTTCCGGTTTAGACTCATCTTTATTGCAGTCTCTACCTAAAGTTTTGTCCAATGTGCATGATTTCTTTGTTCATGTGGCTGCCAAGGTAACAAACCTCTTTTACGTTTCATCCTCTATTTAAAAGTTCCATATTGTCTTGCAGTGGGGTGAAGTATTGAACATGGTTTGACTTCTTGGTTTAGCCTTTAGATGTTGTCTTCACTATTGATATCTTAAACAAAGTGCTCTTTATGGTTCAACATCTATTGATATTTTAAACAAAGGTACTCTTTATCCTTCAAGTATTATTATAGGATGTTTCTTTAAAGTGAAATTGGAATTCatcctttatttttccttttccatttacTCGGATTTTTGCCATTTCATCTATTTTGTCTGGatcctccttttcttctgaacaaagcaaagggtaagggTCTTCTTCGGTGGAGCCCTCTGTTCTGTTTGTCCCCTTCGTTTTGGACAATCCTTTCTATTTCTAACATCTGTTTCTTCCTCAATTTTGCCCCCTTTGCTTTGTTTCTGGAGGTTTCTCAGTTTCTTAGTGACAATATTACAGCATTCTGCGCTATAAATAGTAGACACATgataatgagaaaatatataGATTCAAGGCATAGAATTTCTCAATTCTGACACAAGATGGTCCTTAGATCGAATAAGTACATAGATCTAATAAAATGATTTTGGCATTTCCAAAATaatatcaatccaatccaattcatTAATAAAATGTGATCAACCAACCAGAAGTCCTAGTTGAGATGCTTACGATGTTTATAGCCTTGATGATTAGAGTTCCAGTTGGCCGTCCGAAGTTTCCATTTCTAAGTTGCTTAGAATCAAACTTGCCCCCGCTAAATGTACCATGTGAATTTGCACAGGTTGGGAAGGGTTGCTTCTTGTTCATCGtcatgatttttttaccctaaatTTTGTGCTTTGTTTCCTCAAATTTCATTGTTTTGAGCTGATGAAATGAAATTACGTTACAGGATTTCTGAGTCTGAATAGTTGGGATACAACTTTAATTATGTGGTTTGCATTGCTTAGCACCTGATATGCTGATATTAAGATCTGGTGCTTATATGTTGTGTTCTTGTTGACATGTTTTGCCATCCAATAAATTGGCTACTGTTGTAATATATTTGTTAGTTATTCTGTAGGTGGAGAGCCTTCATCAGTACATTGAGTCGATGAAAATGGCCTATCTTGCTGACCAGCGACGCCGCGGTGATGGGAATGATCCATTTCTTGAGGCTGATCGGCGAGAAACAGCCAAACAAGAAGCTGCTGCTAGGAGAGTTCATCCGACATTGCACTTACCGGCTATTACGCAGCCATCTACTCAAGGTGCAGGTTTATTTGCAAGTTCTGCAACACTTGGGGCATCAAGTGCTCCACAGCTGTCTGTTGGGACCTCATTAGCTTCATCTGGAGGTGGATTCTCACTCACACCATTTTCTACCGGGACATCTTTGTCTTCACTGTTCACCACTCCGTCTGCAGCTGCTTCTGGATCatctctgtttggatcttccaCTGCTACCCCCCAGGCATCAGTTTTTGGGTCTGCATCAGGATCTTTGTTTGCGTCCACCCCAAGTACATTGTTTGGCACTGGTGCTTCAACGTTTGGTTCAGCCACTCCTGCTGGGAGTTCCGTCTTTGCAACACCATCCTTTGCTTCAGGTACATCATCcattttagtttttagtttgttttctagaagttatttttcctttgatttcttACCGAACCATTGTATTGTCTACAGACTTTCCCAAAACTAAACTAGGCTGtccaaagtaaaaaaatttgGTTTACTTTCTTTCATTGATGTATTCTATAGAAAAAGGTATAGTATTTGGCCATTTTTTTCTCCAAACCAAACTAAGCTGTGAAAGCTGCTGATTCCTGATTCAATGATTCCGAGCTATTCATTAATGTGATATAAATTAGGTTTCTGCAGAGGATCTATATTGTAAAATTTCAGTAAGATGCTCTTCGACAATATCCTTTAAAAATAGTCAGTAAAAACTGTAGGCTCCTTGGTTCATGGCTCTAAATTATTCTTTTATATGATATAAATTAGGTTACTTAATAAGGAACACCGAACTGAAATTTTTAATCTCAGCAAAAGGGTACTGAATGTCCGTATTATGTAtgtcctcttctcctctttcgtATTTTTGAACTTGTGAAATATTGTATTTCCAATGCTGCTTGAGAAGAGAGAATTCATTAATTGACCATCTTGTCTAATAATAAATTCTCAATTACTTAATCCAAGCATCCAACTAAGCCCATGGTGTTACGACCTTATTCATGCTTTgtgctttcttttcctcttcttctattccTCCCCGatcactttttcctttttgtggtgGTTTCGTCTCTTGCTTAAATGCTATTATGTACCTCTAGCAGGTCCTACAACAGGATCCGGTGCAAGCTTTGGGACTGCATCTGTAAGTAACTTTGCTTTAAGAATAGCTATAATCGATTTTACGTTCTTCCTATCTTGCTTGAAGTGGCAGCAAAAGAAATTCCATTCATGCAATATGTTGTTTTATGCTTTTATTACCCCCACTGATGGGAACAGTTATGTCTGCTAAATATCAAAAtccttttcctctttcctttgcAGAGATCCACAAAGCCAAAATCCCGAACTACACGCCGCTAGCTATCAATTGAAGATTTATCAAACTGAAGCAGCTGAAGAACCCTTTCTCTGCTCCCCAAagtggaagaagatgagaaaccCATCCATGCTCTGGAAAAATAGTAGACACATCATGGCCACTATCATCACTGTTATTGATCTTAAAAGCAGCTCTGCTCATCTCTCCGAGGTGATTGTCATTGCAAAATCGGTTGTCTCCAATAGCCCAATTTGTTTCTTGATTTACTTTGCAGCTGCTATAGAGTAACACATATTCCCAACCTTGTATCTGAATGGATGTGCAATGTCTAGGGACCATGCTGATGTAAAGGTGTAGATTAGAAATTGACTAGACAATTAATTGGGCATACCTAGTGCGTGAGGCTCCTGCCAGTGTGGgttttggggagggtcataatatacaCAGCCTTGCCTCTGCTTCATGGAGAGGTTTCCTTACTCGAACCTGTGACCatttggtcacaatggagcaatctTGCGGTTGATGTTCA is drawn from Macadamia integrifolia cultivar HAES 741 chromosome 7, SCU_Mint_v3, whole genome shotgun sequence and contains these coding sequences:
- the LOC122084680 gene encoding nuclear pore complex protein NUP58 isoform X1, producing the protein MAFIPFSTPQQQQPLQLFQPQAQQQQQQLQQGSPFLQQQQQQQQQQQQQQQQQQLQQQQHYLFTNDKTPATYSTKWADLHPDSQKILLQIEEKIMEYRDESQRLDQCSRLYDSSVSSDGFELDASHLLLELGGISTAMEREKALLQELMAVVKGTMRNTEFAVRSFMILRPRFLHANVGVPSNVIAPAQAPGASAAPNSTSQPMSTSIVPILDFYSGLPRRPSPFLQDTIVRFEKYLSECRQWIEELEQLLLSDANGNSSGLDSSLLQSLPKVLSNVHDFFVHVAAKVESLHQYIESMKMAYLADQRRRGDGNDPFLEADRRETAKQEAAARRVHPTLHLPAITQPSTQGAGLFASSATLGASSAPQLSVGTSLASSGGGFSLTPFSTGTSLSSLFTTPSAAASGSSLFGSSTATPQASVFGSASGSLFASTPSTLFGTGASTFGSATPAGSSVFATPSFASAGPTTGSGASFGTASRSTKPKSRTTRR
- the LOC122084680 gene encoding nuclear pore complex protein NUP58 isoform X2, translating into MAFIPFSTPQQQQPLQLFQPQAQQQQQQLQQGSPFLQQQQQQQQQQQQQQQQQQLQQQQHYLFTNDKTPATYSTKWADLHPDSQKILLQIEEKIMEYRDESQRLDQCSRLYDSSVSSDGFELDASHLLLELGGISTAMEREKALLQELMAVVKGTMRNTEFAVRSFMILRPRFLHANVGVPSNVIAPAQAPGASAAPNSTSQPMSTSIVPILDFYSGLPRRPSPFLQDTIVRFEKYLSECRQWIEELEQLLLSDANGNSSGLDSSLLQSLPKVLSNVHDFFVHVAAKVESLHQYIESMKMAYLADQRRRGDGNDPFLEADRRETAKQEAAARRVHPTLHLPAITQPSTQGAGLFASSATLGASSAPQLSVGTSLASSGGGFSLTPFSTGTSLSSLFTTPSAAASGSSLFGSSTATPQASVFGSASGSLFASTPSTLFGTGASTFGSATPAGSSVFATPSFASGPTTGSGASFGTASRSTKPKSRTTRR